Proteins encoded together in one Olsenella timonensis window:
- a CDS encoding kinase/pyrophosphorylase produces MTKLDLDDDIFGEVVPMIYVLSDARGETANTVVMAAAAQFGDASVEIQRLSNVKDVDTVRTFFDENYEPDRPCAVFHTFANGTLRREIRRELDRRGIPSIDLLGPAVTVISTLTGEEPSHEIGAVYDSPASSE; encoded by the coding sequence ATGACCAAGCTCGATCTGGACGACGACATCTTCGGTGAGGTCGTTCCCATGATCTACGTTCTGTCCGACGCGCGCGGCGAGACCGCCAACACCGTCGTCATGGCCGCCGCCGCCCAGTTCGGGGACGCTTCGGTGGAGATCCAGCGCCTCTCCAACGTCAAGGACGTCGACACCGTGCGCACCTTCTTCGACGAGAACTACGAGCCGGACCGTCCCTGCGCCGTTTTCCACACCTTCGCGAACGGCACCCTCCGTCGGGAGATCCGTCGCGAGCTCGACCGCCGCGGCATCCCCTCCATCGACCTGCTCGGCCCGGCGGTGACCGTCATCTCCACGCTCACGGGCGAGGAGCCGAGCCACGAGATCGGCGCCGTCTACGACAGCCCGGCCTCGTCCGAGTAG
- a CDS encoding ribonuclease HII, which produces MAFDTSRPATAREVAATLSQASLEDAKRLVERYAEDPRKQVRRALESARRRIGREEAERARVEGMYELQRELGGSGVVVGVDEVGRGALAGPLTVAAVCLPDDPPIWGLNDSKQLAAPERERVAAVVADRAIAIGIAHVEPASIDAVGMGAALRHAMREAVRETGVEPDCVLIDGNPIGAHPAERCIVKGDARVACIAAASVVAKVARDALMVAYEEEFPGYHLAACKGYGSPEHIAAIRELGLSPIHRVTFCGNFVEQPRLF; this is translated from the coding sequence TTGGCGTTCGACACATCCAGGCCCGCGACGGCCCGAGAGGTCGCGGCGACCCTCTCCCAGGCGTCGCTCGAGGATGCGAAGCGCCTGGTCGAGCGCTATGCCGAGGACCCGCGCAAGCAGGTGCGCCGCGCCCTTGAGTCCGCCCGCCGCCGCATCGGGCGCGAGGAGGCCGAGCGCGCTCGCGTCGAGGGGATGTACGAGCTGCAGCGCGAGCTGGGCGGCAGCGGCGTCGTCGTGGGCGTCGACGAGGTCGGCCGCGGCGCGCTCGCCGGCCCGCTGACCGTTGCCGCCGTGTGCCTGCCGGACGACCCCCCGATCTGGGGCCTGAACGACTCCAAGCAGCTCGCGGCTCCCGAGCGAGAGCGAGTCGCTGCAGTCGTGGCGGACCGCGCGATCGCGATCGGCATCGCGCACGTCGAGCCCGCATCGATCGACGCCGTCGGCATGGGCGCGGCGCTGCGGCACGCCATGAGGGAGGCCGTGCGCGAGACCGGGGTCGAGCCGGACTGCGTGCTGATAGACGGCAATCCCATCGGGGCGCACCCCGCGGAGCGCTGCATCGTCAAGGGTGACGCGCGCGTGGCCTGCATCGCCGCGGCGTCCGTCGTCGCCAAGGTGGCCCGTGACGCCCTGATGGTGGCCTACGAGGAGGAGTTCCCCGGGTACCATCTCGCCGCCTGCAAGGGCTACGGCTCCCCCGAGCACATTGCCGCCATCCGCGAGCTCGGCCTCTCGCCGATCCACAGGGTCACGTTCTGTGGAAACTTCGTGGAGCAGCCGCGACTCTTCTAG
- a CDS encoding DUF6273 domain-containing protein, with amino-acid sequence MARRGGGVATALVIALSLCVFAGGAYALYYVLTADWAPSAQDESVSPLQPKEFSEYDWDELAEVAALIAEAPSAEEGEEVAGQWGIELGDKRVVSLSDGRQASLTVVGFCHDERADGSGRAGITLMTSPISLQPMNDALSNVGGWEASALRSWLSSEGAELLPEELVAQVVTVSKLTNNVGSTSDASMVSSTDDQLWIPSVSEVCGQVDLFASEFGDEVRSRTGYVDYTAYDAVLCAEGEQYPYFRELGVTCHDDPQHALELSYGGASTSWWYRSPYPLSFNAGDYYYFYQVMSTGHPTTLGSPDEPSGVVVGLCL; translated from the coding sequence ATGGCCCGACGCGGAGGCGGCGTCGCAACGGCGCTGGTGATCGCGCTCTCGCTCTGCGTGTTTGCTGGCGGCGCGTACGCCCTCTACTACGTGCTGACGGCTGATTGGGCCCCGTCCGCACAGGACGAGTCGGTGTCGCCCCTGCAACCCAAGGAGTTCTCCGAGTACGACTGGGACGAGCTCGCGGAGGTCGCCGCGCTTATCGCCGAGGCGCCCTCGGCGGAGGAGGGCGAGGAGGTCGCCGGGCAATGGGGGATCGAGCTCGGCGACAAGCGCGTCGTCTCCCTCTCTGACGGCCGCCAGGCGTCGCTTACCGTTGTCGGCTTCTGCCACGACGAGCGCGCGGACGGCTCGGGGCGTGCGGGAATCACCCTCATGACGTCGCCCATCTCGCTGCAGCCCATGAACGACGCCCTCAGCAACGTCGGAGGATGGGAGGCGAGCGCCCTCAGGTCCTGGCTCTCCTCCGAGGGAGCCGAGCTGCTCCCCGAGGAGCTCGTCGCACAGGTCGTGACCGTCTCAAAGCTCACCAACAACGTTGGGTCCACGTCGGATGCCTCCATGGTCTCCTCGACCGACGACCAGCTCTGGATCCCCTCCGTCTCCGAGGTCTGCGGGCAGGTCGACCTGTTCGCGAGCGAGTTCGGGGACGAGGTGCGCTCTCGGACGGGCTACGTCGACTACACCGCCTACGACGCCGTGCTGTGCGCCGAGGGCGAGCAGTACCCCTACTTCAGGGAGCTCGGCGTCACCTGTCACGACGACCCCCAGCACGCCCTCGAGCTCTCGTACGGCGGTGCGTCGACGAGCTGGTGGTATCGCAGCCCCTACCCGCTCTCCTTCAACGCCGGCGACTACTACTACTTCTATCAGGTCATGAGCACCGGTCACCCTACGACGCTCGGCTCTCCTGACGAGCCCTCGGGCGTCGTCGTCGGGCTGTGCCTGTGA
- a CDS encoding glycine--tRNA ligase subunit alpha, which yields MGTTTLTFQDMILELERYWAAQGCTVMQPYDSEVGAGTFHTATTLRSLGPRPWRTCYPQPCRRPADGRYGENPNRMQHYYQFQVILKPCPVDSQELYLGSLAAIGLDPAEHDVRFVEDDWESPTLGAWGLGWEVWMDGMEVTQYTYFQQVGGIEVDPVPVEITYGLERIAMYAQGVDSVYDVVWSYLPDGTPMTYGDVFHENEREFSTYNFEVADVEMMRGKFDDYERECHACLDRALPLPAYDCVMKCSHAFNLLDARGAISATERANYILRIRTIAKLCCESYLAEVAGTSDDKKGEVA from the coding sequence ATGGGCACGACCACACTGACCTTTCAGGACATGATCTTGGAGCTCGAGCGCTACTGGGCCGCCCAGGGGTGCACCGTCATGCAGCCCTACGACTCCGAGGTGGGCGCCGGTACGTTCCACACCGCCACCACGCTCCGCTCGCTGGGCCCGAGGCCCTGGCGCACCTGCTACCCGCAGCCCTGCCGCAGGCCCGCTGACGGCCGCTACGGCGAGAACCCCAACCGCATGCAGCACTACTACCAGTTCCAGGTCATCCTGAAGCCGTGCCCCGTCGACTCCCAGGAGCTCTACCTCGGGTCGCTGGCCGCCATCGGCCTCGACCCGGCCGAGCACGACGTGCGCTTCGTCGAGGACGACTGGGAGAGCCCGACCCTGGGCGCCTGGGGGCTGGGCTGGGAGGTCTGGATGGACGGCATGGAGGTCACCCAGTACACCTACTTCCAGCAGGTGGGCGGCATCGAGGTCGACCCGGTTCCCGTCGAGATCACCTACGGCCTGGAGCGCATCGCCATGTACGCGCAGGGCGTCGACTCGGTCTATGACGTCGTCTGGTCCTATCTGCCCGATGGCACGCCCATGACCTACGGCGACGTCTTCCACGAGAACGAGCGCGAGTTCTCGACCTACAACTTCGAGGTCGCCGACGTCGAGATGATGCGCGGGAAGTTTGACGACTACGAGCGCGAGTGCCACGCCTGCCTCGACCGAGCCCTCCCGCTGCCCGCCTACGACTGCGTGATGAAGTGCAGCCACGCCTTCAACCTGCTCGACGCGCGCGGCGCCATCTCGGCGACCGAGCGTGCCAACTACATCCTGCGCATCCGCACCATCGCCAAGCTCTGCTGCGAGAGCTACCTCGCCGAGGTCGCGGGCACGTCCGACGACAAGAAGGGGGAGGTGGCCTAG
- the glyS gene encoding glycine--tRNA ligase subunit beta — protein sequence MAETRDFLLEIGTEEMPSAPLMNASRQLGDLVARGLDAAGLAHGEVRVISSPRRLAALVSDVAVATDEVHEVRRGPKAAIAFDGSGQPTKAAAGFARKCGVDPSDLVRRVDADGSEYVFAERSIPSRDAVSILSPLSAEVIGGLQWPNYRSQRWGSEHATFVRPIRWICSLLGSEVVPVAYADVTSSNTTRGHRVLAPGEHVVSSASDYEATLERAFVLSAERRAEAIRDGIAKIEADRGGARVDTPKRIFDEVVNLCEWPTVLVGTFDEAFLAVPHEIICESMLSNQRYFPVYDAAGDLTREFVVVSNADPRVSDTVVSGNERVVRARLDDAKFFYDEDLRRPMEEFVQRLGSVTFQERLGTMLQKVERMEGLAAAIAAQAGEDERGVAASARAAHLAKADLVSQAVVEFTNQQGVMGGYYAAAAGEPAEVCAAIREHYRPRFAGDELPSGTCGRCVAIADKLDTVCGIFAIDEPPTGSSDPYAVRRAAIGIIAMLRTLPGCDLRRLIGLSLDAYRTQGLDFDPVAVAEAVERFFRGRLLAIAKDEGLRPDTIEAVSAVGVIDPIEFMARAHALEDARSQRPELFDDLATAYARAAHLGDAALGSEVDAGLLSDAERSLYDACERGRASVEAALSHADYAGALSALAELKSPIDRFFDDVLVMDEDTAVRENRLRLLNRFVGVFADVADIGALSRRK from the coding sequence ATGGCCGAGACCCGCGACTTCCTGCTCGAGATCGGCACCGAGGAGATGCCCTCGGCGCCTCTCATGAACGCCTCGCGCCAGCTCGGGGACCTCGTCGCCAGGGGGCTTGACGCCGCTGGGCTCGCGCACGGCGAGGTGCGCGTCATCTCCTCGCCCCGGCGGCTGGCGGCGCTCGTCTCTGACGTCGCCGTCGCGACCGACGAGGTGCACGAGGTGCGGCGCGGCCCCAAGGCCGCCATTGCCTTCGACGGGTCGGGCCAGCCTACCAAGGCTGCCGCCGGCTTCGCGCGCAAGTGCGGCGTGGACCCCTCCGACCTGGTGAGGCGCGTCGACGCGGACGGCAGCGAGTACGTCTTCGCCGAGCGCAGCATCCCCTCGCGCGACGCCGTCTCGATTCTCTCGCCGCTCTCCGCCGAGGTCATCGGCGGCCTCCAGTGGCCCAACTACCGCAGCCAGCGCTGGGGCAGCGAGCACGCCACCTTCGTGCGACCGATTCGATGGATCTGCTCCCTCCTCGGATCGGAGGTCGTGCCCGTGGCGTACGCCGACGTCACGTCCTCCAACACCACGCGCGGCCATCGCGTCCTCGCGCCCGGGGAGCACGTGGTGTCGTCTGCCTCCGACTACGAGGCCACGCTCGAGCGCGCCTTCGTGCTGTCCGCCGAGCGTCGCGCCGAGGCCATACGCGACGGCATCGCAAAGATCGAGGCGGATCGCGGCGGAGCGCGCGTGGACACCCCCAAGCGGATCTTCGACGAGGTCGTGAACCTCTGTGAGTGGCCGACGGTGCTGGTCGGCACCTTTGACGAGGCGTTCCTCGCCGTCCCGCACGAGATTATCTGCGAGTCCATGCTTTCCAACCAGCGCTACTTCCCGGTCTACGACGCCGCGGGCGACCTCACGCGCGAGTTCGTCGTCGTCTCCAACGCCGACCCCCGCGTCTCCGACACGGTCGTCTCGGGCAACGAGCGCGTGGTCCGCGCCCGCCTCGACGACGCCAAGTTCTTCTACGACGAGGACCTCAGGCGGCCGATGGAGGAGTTCGTGCAGCGCCTGGGCTCGGTCACCTTCCAGGAGCGCCTGGGCACGATGCTCCAGAAGGTCGAGCGCATGGAGGGCCTGGCCGCCGCGATCGCCGCCCAGGCCGGCGAGGACGAGCGCGGCGTCGCCGCCTCGGCGCGCGCGGCCCATCTCGCCAAGGCCGACCTCGTCTCCCAGGCCGTCGTCGAGTTCACCAACCAGCAGGGGGTCATGGGCGGCTACTACGCCGCCGCCGCGGGCGAGCCGGCCGAGGTCTGCGCCGCGATCCGCGAGCACTACCGCCCGCGCTTCGCTGGCGACGAGCTCCCCTCCGGCACCTGCGGGCGCTGCGTCGCGATCGCCGACAAGCTCGACACCGTCTGCGGCATCTTCGCCATCGACGAGCCGCCGACCGGCTCCTCCGACCCGTATGCGGTGCGCCGCGCTGCCATCGGCATCATCGCGATGCTGCGCACCCTGCCCGGCTGCGACCTCCGTCGGCTCATCGGCCTCTCGCTCGACGCCTACCGCACGCAGGGGCTCGACTTCGACCCCGTGGCGGTGGCTGAGGCGGTCGAGCGCTTCTTCCGCGGCAGGCTCCTGGCCATCGCCAAGGACGAGGGCCTCCGTCCCGACACGATCGAGGCGGTCTCGGCCGTCGGCGTCATCGATCCGATCGAGTTCATGGCCCGCGCCCACGCCCTCGAGGACGCGCGCTCCCAGCGTCCCGAGCTCTTCGACGACCTGGCCACAGCCTATGCCCGCGCCGCCCACCTCGGAGACGCCGCCCTCGGGTCCGAGGTCGACGCCGGCCTGCTTTCCGATGCCGAGAGGAGCCTCTACGACGCCTGCGAGCGGGGACGCGCCTCCGTGGAGGCGGCGCTGTCGCACGCCGACTACGCCGGTGCGCTCTCCGCCCTTGCCGAACTGAAGTCGCCCATCGACCGATTCTTCGACGACGTCCTTGTCATGGACGAGGATACTGCGGTAAGGGAGAACCGTCTGAGGCTTCTCAACCGTTTTGTTGGGGTCTTTGCGGACGTCGCCGACATCGGGGCGCTCTCCCGTCGGAAGTAG
- the ppdK gene encoding pyruvate, phosphate dikinase, producing MAEKHVYRFGFDANGNNVTEVAGDSVDQAKWITGGKGANLAEMANIGLPVPPGFTITCQTCVAYSSAGNVWPEGVLDEIDEYRKDLEERMGKKLGDSEDPLLVSVRSGAPFSMPGMMDTVLNLGLNDDSVQGLIKQTENPRFAYDSYRRFIQMFSDVVMGVSGQLFEDAINAKKAEKGVKLDTELDADDLKDLVETFKQIFADNVDTEKYPEVVVDGKVAFPHDPLVQLRLAEQAVFGSWNTDRAILYRKQNKIPDELGTAVNVQVMAFGNKGNTSATGVAFTRNPADGTNERYGDFLVNAQGEDVVAGIRNTEPIADLPKTPGLEEAGKELFHVFEILEDHYADMMDLEFTIEQGKLWMLQTRVGKRTALSALKVAIQMYEEGRITKEEAVMRVAPEQLDQLLHPQFDPSANYDVIAKGLNASPGAAVGAVVFSSADAEAYAEAGKPCILVRWETTPDDLHGMVAAEGILTSHGGKTSHAAVIARGMGAPCVCGVDALQIDAVNKACAVAGTDIVLHEGDVISIDGTTGEVILGEVALVRPELGGDLQTILDWADEVRLDAERGRVIGVRANADNPADAQLSKDNGAAGIGLCRTEHMFLGERKQLIQNFILADDDAVKADAVEKLGAAQKGDFLEMFKAMDGMPVIVRLLDPPLHEFLEAPRDLDVEIAKEEAAGKDVSEKKALLAKLDSFQEANPMLGLRGCRLGLVYPELNVMQVKAIASATAELKKQGLDPKPEIMIPLVAFEEELALVREVVEENIKATAEEYGVELDIPVGTMIEIPRAAITSEDIAKHADFFSFGTNDLTQMGLGFSRDDVEAAFMPLYLDKKIVKTNPFATLDKGVAKLVQLGVEGGHKGNPDIVCGVCGETGGDPESIHMYYDLGLDYVSCSPYRVPIARLAAAQAKIESNGGAKKVAK from the coding sequence ATGGCAGAAAAGCACGTCTACCGCTTTGGCTTCGACGCCAACGGCAACAACGTGACCGAGGTCGCCGGCGACTCCGTCGACCAGGCCAAGTGGATTACGGGCGGCAAGGGCGCCAACCTCGCCGAGATGGCCAACATCGGCCTCCCCGTCCCTCCGGGATTCACGATTACCTGCCAGACCTGCGTTGCCTACTCCAGCGCCGGCAACGTCTGGCCCGAGGGCGTCCTCGATGAGATCGACGAGTACCGCAAGGACCTCGAGGAGCGCATGGGCAAGAAGCTCGGCGACTCCGAGGACCCGCTGCTCGTCTCCGTCCGCTCCGGCGCCCCGTTCTCGATGCCGGGCATGATGGACACCGTCCTCAACCTCGGCCTCAACGACGACTCCGTCCAGGGCCTCATCAAGCAGACCGAGAACCCGCGCTTCGCCTACGACTCCTACCGTCGCTTCATCCAGATGTTCTCCGACGTCGTCATGGGCGTCTCCGGGCAGCTCTTCGAGGACGCCATCAACGCCAAGAAGGCCGAGAAGGGCGTCAAGCTCGACACCGAGCTCGATGCTGACGACCTCAAGGACCTCGTCGAGACCTTCAAGCAGATCTTTGCCGACAACGTCGACACCGAGAAGTACCCCGAGGTCGTCGTCGACGGCAAGGTCGCCTTCCCGCACGACCCGCTGGTCCAGCTGCGCCTCGCCGAGCAGGCCGTCTTCGGCTCCTGGAACACCGACCGCGCCATCCTCTACCGCAAGCAGAACAAGATCCCCGACGAGCTGGGCACCGCCGTCAACGTTCAGGTGATGGCCTTCGGCAACAAGGGCAACACCTCCGCCACCGGCGTCGCCTTCACCCGCAACCCCGCCGACGGCACCAACGAGCGCTACGGCGACTTCCTGGTCAACGCCCAGGGCGAGGACGTCGTCGCCGGCATCCGCAACACCGAGCCGATCGCCGACCTGCCCAAGACCCCGGGCCTCGAGGAGGCTGGCAAGGAGCTCTTCCACGTCTTCGAGATCCTCGAGGACCACTACGCCGACATGATGGACCTCGAGTTCACCATCGAGCAGGGCAAGCTCTGGATGCTCCAGACGCGCGTCGGCAAGCGCACCGCCCTTTCCGCGCTCAAGGTCGCCATCCAGATGTACGAGGAGGGTCGCATCACCAAGGAGGAGGCCGTCATGCGCGTGGCCCCCGAGCAGCTCGACCAGCTCCTCCACCCGCAGTTCGACCCGAGCGCCAACTACGACGTTATCGCCAAGGGCCTCAACGCCTCCCCGGGCGCTGCCGTCGGCGCCGTGGTGTTCTCCTCCGCCGACGCCGAGGCCTATGCCGAGGCCGGCAAGCCCTGCATCCTCGTGCGCTGGGAGACCACGCCCGACGACCTGCACGGCATGGTCGCGGCTGAGGGCATCCTGACCTCCCACGGCGGCAAGACCTCCCACGCGGCCGTCATCGCCCGCGGCATGGGCGCGCCCTGCGTCTGCGGCGTCGACGCGCTCCAGATCGACGCGGTCAACAAGGCCTGCGCCGTCGCCGGCACCGACATCGTCCTGCACGAGGGCGACGTCATCTCCATCGACGGCACGACCGGCGAGGTCATCCTCGGCGAGGTCGCGCTCGTCCGTCCGGAGCTCGGCGGCGACCTCCAGACCATCCTCGACTGGGCCGACGAGGTTCGTCTCGACGCGGAGCGCGGTCGCGTGATCGGCGTGCGCGCCAACGCCGACAACCCCGCCGACGCTCAGCTCTCCAAGGACAACGGCGCTGCCGGCATCGGCCTGTGCCGCACCGAGCACATGTTCCTCGGCGAGCGCAAGCAGCTCATCCAGAACTTCATCCTCGCCGACGACGACGCCGTCAAGGCCGACGCGGTCGAGAAGCTCGGCGCCGCCCAGAAGGGCGACTTCCTCGAGATGTTCAAGGCCATGGACGGCATGCCCGTCATCGTGCGCCTGCTCGACCCGCCCCTGCACGAGTTCCTCGAGGCTCCCCGCGACCTCGACGTCGAGATCGCCAAGGAGGAGGCTGCCGGCAAGGACGTCTCCGAGAAGAAGGCCCTTCTCGCCAAGCTCGACTCCTTCCAGGAGGCCAACCCGATGCTCGGCCTTCGTGGCTGCCGTCTCGGCCTCGTCTACCCCGAGCTCAACGTCATGCAGGTGAAGGCCATCGCCTCCGCTACCGCCGAGCTCAAGAAGCAGGGCCTCGACCCCAAGCCCGAGATCATGATCCCGCTCGTGGCCTTCGAGGAGGAGCTCGCGCTCGTCCGCGAGGTCGTCGAGGAGAACATCAAGGCCACCGCTGAGGAGTACGGCGTCGAGCTCGACATCCCGGTCGGCACCATGATCGAGATTCCGCGTGCGGCGATCACCTCCGAGGACATCGCCAAGCACGCCGACTTCTTCTCCTTCGGCACCAACGACCTGACCCAGATGGGCCTCGGCTTCTCCCGTGACGACGTCGAGGCGGCCTTCATGCCCCTCTACCTCGACAAGAAGATCGTCAAGACCAACCCGTTCGCCACGCTCGACAAGGGCGTTGCCAAGCTCGTGCAGCTCGGCGTCGAGGGCGGCCACAAGGGCAACCCCGACATCGTCTGCGGCGTCTGCGGCGAGACGGGCGGCGATCCCGAGTCCATCCACATGTACTACGACCTCGGCCTCGACTACGTGTCCTGCTCGCCGTACCGCGTGCCCATCGCGCGCCTCGCGGCTGCCCAGGCCAAGATCGAGTCCAACGGCGGCGCCAAGAAGGTCGCCAAGTAA
- the lepB gene encoding signal peptidase I, which yields MRDEGEGRGGFLRWLLSTLVICVALVVALRAFVVGVYYVPSGSMRETIQVGDLVLGEKVSLLFGDPAPGDVVTFESPLVPGETLVKRVVAVGGQTIDLLDDGSVAVDGEVLDEPYVDGAPTESLSSLAGSAGISYPYTVPEGMIWVMGDNRANSKDSRYFGPVSVDDVTSRAILIYWPLSDARLL from the coding sequence ATGCGTGATGAGGGGGAGGGCAGGGGCGGCTTCCTTCGCTGGCTGCTCAGCACGCTCGTCATCTGCGTCGCGCTCGTCGTCGCCCTGCGCGCCTTCGTCGTCGGCGTCTACTACGTCCCGTCGGGCTCGATGCGCGAGACGATCCAGGTCGGCGACCTCGTGCTCGGCGAGAAGGTCTCCCTGCTGTTCGGCGACCCCGCCCCCGGGGACGTGGTGACGTTCGAGAGCCCCCTCGTCCCGGGCGAGACCCTCGTCAAGCGCGTGGTTGCCGTCGGAGGGCAGACGATCGACCTCCTTGACGACGGGTCCGTCGCCGTGGACGGGGAGGTGCTCGACGAGCCCTACGTCGACGGCGCTCCCACCGAGTCGCTCTCCTCCCTCGCGGGCTCGGCGGGGATCTCCTACCCCTACACGGTCCCGGAGGGCATGATCTGGGTGATGGGGGACAACCGCGCCAACTCGAAGGACTCGCGCTACTTTGGCCCCGTGAGCGTAGATGACGTAACATCGAGGGCGATTCTGATCTACTGGCCACTCTCCGACGCGCGCCTCCTCTAG
- the rplS gene encoding 50S ribosomal protein L19: MDYIRAIERQQIREDIPAVKVGDHVKVHYRIVEGDRTREQVFEGDVIRMSGAGARETFTVRKISFGVGVERTFPLHSPKIAKLDVVRHGDVRRAKLYYLRDRIGKAARIREKRD, encoded by the coding sequence ATGGACTACATTCGTGCCATCGAGCGCCAGCAGATCCGCGAGGACATCCCCGCCGTCAAGGTTGGCGACCACGTCAAGGTTCACTATCGCATCGTCGAGGGCGACCGCACGCGCGAGCAGGTCTTCGAGGGTGACGTCATCCGCATGAGCGGTGCCGGCGCCCGTGAGACCTTCACCGTTCGCAAGATCAGCTTCGGCGTGGGCGTCGAGCGCACCTTCCCGCTCCACAGCCCCAAGATCGCCAAGCTCGACGTCGTCCGTCACGGCGACGTCCGTCGCGCCAAGCTCTACTACCTCCGCGACCGCATCGGCAAGGCCGCCCGCATTCGCGAGAAGCGCGACTAG
- a CDS encoding deoxyguanosinetriphosphate triphosphohydrolase has translation MRVLTRGDRERAERERLSPDAAFSDASEGRLVDEAPDPLRTCYQCDRDRILHSKSFRRLAHKTQVFLAPEGDHYRTRLIHSLEVAQVARSIARPLGLNEDLTEAIALAHDLGHTPFGHVGERALSNAIARYRGVDPTLRLFAHNEQSARLVDLLERGGRGLNLSREVVDGIRCHTGDRRARTLEGRVVSLSDRIAYVCHDIDDAERAGLLREADLPSGPREVLGGSSSERIETMVHDVVAASAECGDIQMTAPVWDAMMAMRAFLFENLYSRGDAKWEEPKAYAMLGELFDHFVTHLEEVPDEYRVHDEDKPEVQVADFVSGMTDRYAVCLYEDLKIPQSWKRR, from the coding sequence ATGCGTGTCTTGACCAGAGGGGACAGGGAGCGCGCCGAGCGCGAGCGGCTCTCGCCGGACGCCGCCTTCTCGGACGCGAGCGAGGGGCGCCTCGTCGACGAGGCGCCGGACCCCCTGAGGACGTGCTACCAGTGCGACCGTGACCGGATTCTGCACAGCAAGAGCTTTCGTCGGCTTGCCCACAAGACGCAGGTCTTTCTCGCCCCCGAGGGGGACCACTACCGCACGAGGCTCATTCACAGTCTCGAGGTCGCCCAGGTGGCGCGCTCGATCGCCCGCCCGCTCGGGCTCAACGAGGACCTGACGGAGGCCATCGCCCTTGCGCACGACCTCGGGCACACGCCGTTTGGCCACGTGGGGGAGCGGGCGCTCTCCAACGCCATCGCGCGCTATCGAGGCGTCGACCCCACGTTGAGGCTCTTCGCGCACAACGAGCAGAGCGCGCGTCTCGTCGACCTGCTCGAGCGCGGCGGCCGAGGGCTCAACCTCTCGCGCGAGGTGGTCGACGGCATCAGGTGCCACACCGGCGACCGACGCGCGCGCACGCTCGAGGGGAGGGTGGTCTCGCTTTCCGACCGCATCGCCTACGTATGCCACGACATCGACGACGCCGAGCGTGCGGGGCTGCTGCGCGAGGCAGACCTTCCGTCGGGTCCGCGCGAGGTCCTCGGCGGCAGCTCCTCCGAGCGAATCGAGACCATGGTGCACGACGTCGTCGCCGCCAGCGCCGAGTGCGGCGACATCCAGATGACCGCCCCGGTGTGGGACGCGATGATGGCGATGCGCGCGTTCCTCTTCGAGAACCTCTACTCGCGCGGCGACGCCAAGTGGGAGGAGCCGAAGGCCTACGCCATGCTCGGCGAGCTCTTCGACCACTTCGTCACCCACCTGGAGGAGGTGCCCGACGAGTATCGCGTCCATGACGAGGACAAGCCGGAGGTACAGGTCGCGGACTTCGTCTCGGGCATGACGGACCGCTATGCCGTCTGCCTCTACGAGGATCTCAAGATTCCGCAGTCCTGGAAGCGGCGGTAG
- a CDS encoding YraN family protein: MCETTVQAPVVTPRERGDWRTNPHELGRRGETVALRSIQSRGWTVLGRNWRSGYGEVDIIALDPDAPVGTVSLIEVKTRLDRGGSDEVLPELAVDEERRKRYKDAARCFLQVNDWASVVRFDVIAITVTDDGMAHMRHIKDAYGVDLA; this comes from the coding sequence ATGTGCGAGACGACGGTGCAGGCCCCAGTCGTGACGCCACGCGAGAGGGGGGACTGGCGGACCAACCCGCATGAGCTCGGGCGGCGCGGGGAGACGGTCGCGCTGCGCAGCATCCAGAGCCGAGGATGGACCGTTCTGGGCCGCAATTGGCGATCTGGGTACGGGGAGGTGGACATCATCGCGCTCGACCCGGACGCGCCCGTCGGCACCGTCTCCCTCATCGAGGTGAAGACCCGGCTTGATCGCGGCGGCTCCGACGAGGTGCTCCCTGAGCTCGCCGTCGACGAGGAGCGCAGAAAGCGATACAAAGACGCCGCTCGCTGCTTTCTCCAGGTGAACGACTGGGCAAGCGTCGTCCGATTCGACGTCATCGCCATCACGGTCACAGACGACGGGATGGCGCACATGCGTCACATCAAGGATGCCTACGGGGTCGATCTCGCATGA